One genomic window of Salvia miltiorrhiza cultivar Shanhuang (shh) chromosome 4, IMPLAD_Smil_shh, whole genome shotgun sequence includes the following:
- the LOC131021144 gene encoding polygalacturonase inhibitor 1-like, which produces SAAFFDTIPTLSHNKLSGPLPSSLSNVNFSSVDVSRNNLSGDASVFFGEGKITSSIDISRNGFEFDLSKVRFMEALDVLDISHNRIYGEIPQQITDAVFLQFLNVSYNRLCGKIPTGWKLRYRSEPWDNSSFLHNRCLCGIPLDPCK; this is translated from the coding sequence tccgctgcgtTTTTCGACACGATCCCAACACTCTCTCACAACAAGCTGTCGGGCCCGCTTCCGTCTTCCTTGTCCAACGTAAACTTCTCGTCCGTGGATGTTTCTAGAAACAATCTGTCGGGGGATGCATCGGTGTTCTTCGGTGAAGGGAAGATCACGAGCAGCATCGACATCTCGAGGAACGGGTTCGAGTTTGATCTGTCGAAGGTGAGGTTCATGGAGGCGTTGGACGTGCTGGATATATCGCATAACAGGATCTATGGGGAGATTCCGCAGCAGATCACGGATGCTGTGTTCTTGCAGTTTCTGAATGTTAGTTATAACAGATTGTGTGGGAAGATTCCGACGGGGTGGAAGTTGAGGTATAGGTCTGAGCCTTGGGATAATTCATCGTTTTTGCATAATCGATGCCTTTGTGGGATTCCATTGGATCCATGCAAGTAA